Proteins found in one Deltaproteobacteria bacterium IMCC39524 genomic segment:
- a CDS encoding CDP-alcohol phosphatidyltransferase family protein produces the protein MIPYNSILIEIAIPVLLMLGLERFAVVRFLRTPKQIAWVRSRSWLHPNAISRARYPMGFISVMFLHMGYPRLCFLFFTFWMITDITDGDIARKCDLHTEEGESIDPFSDKLMYSPMLVYLAWRGWLDPVLVSLFLAFDITGQVSRRFTKIKAANLFGKAKTFLVVVLLIVVGLVWIYGPLPFLGRTILPLLGICTGLAFCSTAFKLVPNYWYANILSIMNLLCGLAGCWVVLAGHPLVYALGLVFLGQFLDLFDGRAAERWGSTPKGEIFDDVADGTSFGLTTGLIAAASFSHTWVGIVLGCVYVAATVYRLIRFVVEKRKEGILGGVTTFSGLPSPAAALVVGTTCVLIANDATSGIIIVITALLMVSRVPYAHFGRSILPKIPKVVRVLFLGVFLFLLALGVHRDHYTVPLILSFVPAMGYLVSPLFGLITRKRRA, from the coding sequence ATGATCCCCTACAATTCAATTCTTATTGAGATCGCGATTCCTGTTCTGCTGATGCTGGGCCTGGAACGCTTCGCCGTGGTCCGTTTTCTCCGCACACCCAAACAGATCGCTTGGGTCCGCAGCCGCTCCTGGCTCCATCCCAACGCCATCAGCCGGGCCCGTTACCCCATGGGATTTATCTCCGTCATGTTCCTGCATATGGGCTATCCGCGGCTTTGTTTTCTCTTCTTCACCTTCTGGATGATCACCGATATCACCGATGGCGATATCGCCCGCAAGTGCGACCTGCACACCGAAGAGGGGGAGTCGATAGACCCCTTCTCCGATAAACTGATGTACTCTCCCATGCTGGTCTACCTGGCCTGGCGAGGATGGCTGGATCCGGTGCTGGTGTCCCTGTTTCTGGCTTTTGATATCACCGGCCAGGTCTCCAGGCGTTTCACTAAGATCAAGGCGGCGAACCTGTTCGGTAAAGCCAAGACGTTTCTTGTGGTCGTGCTCCTGATTGTCGTTGGTCTCGTTTGGATCTATGGTCCGCTGCCGTTCCTCGGCCGCACGATCCTGCCGCTTTTAGGTATTTGCACAGGCCTCGCCTTTTGCTCCACGGCCTTCAAGCTTGTCCCTAATTACTGGTATGCCAATATCCTGAGCATTATGAATCTGCTCTGTGGCCTCGCAGGTTGTTGGGTGGTGCTCGCCGGCCATCCCCTGGTCTACGCCCTCGGCCTGGTGTTCCTGGGACAGTTTCTTGATCTCTTCGACGGCCGTGCTGCAGAAAGGTGGGGGTCTACTCCTAAAGGGGAGATCTTCGACGATGTCGCCGACGGGACGAGCTTCGGTCTCACCACCGGTCTGATCGCCGCCGCATCGTTTAGTCACACGTGGGTCGGAATTGTGCTGGGGTGTGTGTACGTTGCTGCTACGGTGTATCGCCTGATTCGCTTTGTCGTCGAAAAAAGAAAAGAAGGCATCCTCGGTGGAGTCACCACCTTCTCGGGCTTGCCGTCACCCGCCGCCGCGCTGGTCGTGGGCACGACCTGTGTGTTAATTGCCAACGATGCGACCAGCGGCATTATCATTGTCATAACCGCTCTGCTGATGGTCTCCCGGGTTCCTTATGCCCACTTCGGTCGTTCCATATTGCCGAAAATTCCCAAAGTCGTGCGGGTACTTTTCCTCGGCGTGTTTCTTTTCCTTTTGGCCCTGGGCGTCCATCGTGATCACTATACCGTGCCCCTCATCCTCTCCTTTGTCCCGGCCATGGGTTATCTGGTCTCTCCTCTGTTTGGACTCATAACCAGAAAGCGTAGGGCATAG
- a CDS encoding acyl-CoA dehydrogenase: MDFQLSEEQNLIRNMVRSFAEQEVLQSAAERDEEERFDRELMFDKLGELGLAGMIIPEQFGGAGADYISYAIAIEELSRVCASTGVTLSAHLSLCANPIYIFGNDQQKQTYLLPLAEGSKLGAFALTEPSAGSDAGGTKTTAVLDGDEWLINGSKIFTTNGGDADTYIVFARTDKEAEKHHGISAFIIEKGAPGFSFGKKEKKMGIRSSPTLELVFENCRIAKEALLGEEGQGFRIAMKTLDGGRVGIAAQALGIAQGALDASLVYSKERKQFDTPIAAFQGVQFQLADMATQVEAARLVVYNAAYRASHGLSYSKESAMAKLFASETAMKVTTQAVQIHGGYGYTREFPVERMMRDAKITEIYEGTSEIQRMVIGSLLVK; the protein is encoded by the coding sequence ATGGATTTTCAGCTTAGTGAAGAACAAAACCTGATTCGCAATATGGTGCGTAGTTTTGCCGAGCAGGAGGTTTTGCAGAGCGCTGCAGAACGTGATGAAGAAGAACGTTTTGATCGTGAGTTGATGTTCGACAAACTCGGTGAGCTTGGCCTGGCTGGGATGATCATCCCCGAGCAATTCGGCGGCGCCGGTGCCGATTACATCAGTTACGCTATTGCTATTGAGGAGCTCTCCCGGGTCTGTGCTTCTACAGGCGTAACTCTCTCCGCACATCTTTCCCTCTGCGCCAACCCCATCTATATCTTTGGTAACGACCAGCAAAAGCAAACGTACCTGTTGCCTCTGGCCGAGGGTTCTAAGCTTGGAGCTTTTGCTCTCACCGAGCCCTCCGCAGGTTCTGATGCAGGCGGCACCAAAACCACCGCGGTTCTCGATGGTGATGAGTGGCTCATCAACGGTAGTAAAATCTTCACCACCAATGGCGGTGATGCAGACACCTATATTGTCTTTGCCCGGACCGATAAAGAGGCTGAAAAGCATCACGGTATCAGTGCTTTTATCATCGAGAAAGGCGCGCCTGGATTCTCTTTCGGCAAAAAAGAGAAGAAGATGGGGATTCGTTCTTCTCCCACCCTGGAATTGGTTTTTGAAAATTGCCGAATTGCCAAAGAGGCTTTGCTTGGTGAAGAGGGACAGGGCTTCCGGATCGCCATGAAGACCCTTGATGGGGGCCGTGTCGGCATTGCGGCACAGGCTCTTGGCATTGCTCAAGGGGCCCTGGATGCGTCTTTAGTCTACTCAAAAGAACGCAAACAGTTCGATACTCCAATAGCGGCTTTTCAGGGTGTGCAGTTTCAATTGGCCGATATGGCGACCCAGGTCGAAGCGGCGAGGTTGGTTGTTTACAATGCCGCCTACCGGGCCAGTCATGGGCTCAGCTATTCAAAAGAGTCAGCGATGGCCAAGCTCTTTGCCAGTGAAACGGCGATGAAGGTGACGACTCAGGCGGTACAGATTCATGGTGGTTATGGTTACACCCGAGAATTTCCTGTAGAGCGCATGATGCGCGATGCCAAAATCACGGAAATTTACGAGGGGACCAGTGAGATTCAGCGGATGGTTATTGGCTCTCTGTTGGTAAAGTGA
- a CDS encoding DUF4124 domain-containing protein produces MKKFFLISAFILLSTSVNAKIYKWVDENGSVHFSDKPYSQEAKEVKVQGTGISVQKSEAVLKAEKAREEKRQKEMLKQKTATQTKPEPAKDQSDVEKDITEADYRISSSVGKLGADIMSISGRISSGPRCKDMSVTATATNDNGLKATITDNVSKTNSFGSTTFEGNARVSGSAEDYGFWKVDSVIVRCND; encoded by the coding sequence ATGAAGAAATTTTTTTTGATATCAGCCTTCATTCTGCTGTCGACTTCTGTTAATGCTAAAATTTACAAATGGGTCGATGAAAACGGATCCGTTCACTTTAGTGACAAGCCCTACTCACAAGAGGCAAAAGAAGTGAAGGTACAAGGGACCGGCATATCGGTTCAGAAATCGGAAGCAGTACTTAAAGCAGAGAAAGCTCGCGAGGAAAAACGGCAGAAAGAGATGCTGAAGCAGAAAACAGCAACTCAAACCAAACCTGAGCCGGCAAAGGATCAATCGGACGTTGAAAAGGATATCACAGAAGCAGACTATCGGATCTCTTCAAGCGTTGGGAAACTGGGCGCTGACATCATGAGTATCTCTGGTCGAATCAGCTCAGGCCCACGCTGTAAGGACATGTCTGTTACAGCCACGGCTACGAATGACAATGGACTGAAAGCGACCATTACAGATAATGTAAGCAAAACCAACTCATTCGGTTCTACGACCTTTGAGGGTAATGCAAGGGTCTCCGGGAGTGCCGAAGACTACGGTTTCTGGAAGGTTGATTCTGTGATTGTGCGTTGTAATGACTAA
- a CDS encoding outer membrane beta-barrel protein, with protein sequence MRLSTLCMLIMVLVLSTGNAWCQETETAVLSDATVEATDAAVPPIDVVDTIGIGTEGYGSPVRSDRIVSGEVLGARTGYVHPFLSVGGFYTDNLFETDGNKKSDNVAIITPGIWFALPEMRQKLIEVDTMNTAPGGLALSRFRTEGSRRFQGYALYRADIRKHDKYSDDDRTDHRAEGSFKVNLRGGLSLEMLDVYEINRDPYGTGGTPDRRLDKFDANLYQTILVYQFTPKTSLRLDYGNYYLDYDKDRNQYRNRTDNSVSAYLFYDLTPKTSVFIQAEYISIDYDEDINSDSDVMNYFIGAQMRTSKKLRGRVKLGYGGMDYDDNNLDDRNELLAEARLDYFFTPKTSFYLRGSRGLIVSDSIGTNSILTYRTQLGYRQRFTPKLRGEMAFKYVNNDYKDNILVGIEANKREDDSYGFVAAVGYTVTRWLNASVGYEYEERDSNLDDNDYTSNRVFVRLTAAL encoded by the coding sequence ATGCGTTTGTCTACTCTATGTATGCTTATCATGGTTTTGGTGTTGTCAACGGGAAATGCGTGGTGTCAGGAAACCGAAACTGCGGTCTTGAGCGACGCGACGGTAGAGGCAACAGACGCAGCCGTTCCGCCAATTGATGTGGTGGATACAATAGGCATAGGTACAGAAGGATATGGATCTCCTGTGAGAAGTGACCGGATTGTTTCTGGAGAGGTCCTTGGTGCCCGCACAGGGTATGTCCATCCCTTCTTGTCAGTTGGTGGATTCTACACCGACAATTTATTCGAGACGGACGGGAACAAGAAGTCAGACAACGTAGCAATTATCACTCCCGGTATTTGGTTTGCTTTGCCGGAAATGCGACAGAAGTTGATAGAAGTCGACACTATGAACACGGCCCCTGGTGGGCTTGCCTTGAGTCGCTTTCGTACAGAAGGCTCTCGACGCTTTCAAGGTTATGCTCTTTACCGCGCTGATATTCGCAAACATGATAAATACTCAGATGATGACCGAACCGACCACCGTGCTGAAGGGTCTTTTAAGGTTAACCTCAGAGGCGGTCTCTCTCTGGAGATGCTTGATGTCTACGAAATCAACAGAGACCCCTATGGAACGGGTGGAACGCCTGACCGTAGGCTTGATAAGTTCGATGCAAACCTTTATCAGACTATTCTTGTCTATCAGTTCACACCGAAAACTTCGTTGCGGTTAGATTATGGCAACTACTACCTTGATTACGATAAAGATCGGAACCAATATCGCAATCGCACAGATAACAGCGTCTCAGCATATCTTTTTTACGACCTGACACCCAAAACTTCAGTTTTCATTCAAGCCGAATATATCTCTATCGATTATGATGAAGACATCAACAGTGATAGCGATGTGATGAATTATTTCATTGGTGCCCAAATGAGAACCTCTAAAAAATTGCGTGGCCGAGTAAAGCTTGGTTATGGTGGCATGGACTATGATGACAACAATCTGGATGATCGGAATGAATTGCTGGCTGAGGCCCGCTTGGATTATTTTTTTACTCCCAAAACATCCTTCTACCTGAGGGGTAGTCGCGGATTAATCGTGAGTGATTCCATAGGCACAAACAGTATCCTCACCTACCGTACTCAGCTTGGCTACCGGCAGCGCTTCACGCCCAAATTGCGCGGGGAAATGGCTTTCAAGTATGTGAACAATGATTATAAAGATAATATTCTTGTTGGTATTGAAGCCAACAAACGCGAAGATGATAGTTATGGTTTTGTTGCCGCCGTCGGTTATACCGTCACCCGTTGGCTGAATGCCAGTGTCGGCTATGAATATGAAGAACGCGACTCCAACCTTGACGACAATGACTATACGAGTAACAGAGTATTTGTGCGTTTGACTGCAGCCCTTTGA